TCCAGGATGTCGAGGACGATCTCCTTGGCGTCATCCAGCACATGAGAAAGCTGCTGTTCGAAGATGAAGCCCTTGGACAGAATGTTCGGCCCGAGCAGGATCTGATTCGTGCTCTGTTCGGTCAGCAGAAGGACGATGACCAAGCCCTCTCCACCCAAAATCTGCCGCTCCTTAAGAACCGTCAGTCCGACGTCCCCGACCCCCTTGCCATCGACATTGACCTTCTCGGCGTTGACCTCCGAATCAAATCGGACCCCTCCCGAGGAGTCGAACGTCAGAGGCTGACCGTTCTCGATGATCAATGCCCGTTCCGGGGCCACCCCGCACTCCCTGGCCAGTGCGGCATGTTTGAAGAGGTGTCGGTACTCTCCGTGGACTGGGATGAAGAACTTTGGACGAACACATTCAAGCATCGTCCTCAATTCCTCGCGATGGGCATGGCCCGAAGCGTGAATGGCCTGGACCTTCTTGTAGAGGACCTCGGCCCCTCGGCGGTAGAGGTCGTTGATGACTCGGGTGATGGCCTTGGTGTTTCCTGGGATGAACCTGGAGGACATGAGCACGAGATCGTTTTTCTTGATGGACAGATGCCGGTGTTCGCCTCTGGCCAGTCGGCTTAATGCCGAAAGAGGCTCTCCCTGCGATCCCGTCAAAAGCAAGACGACCTTCTCGTCCTTGTGCTCGTGCAGGTTTTCCAGGGGACACCATGTGTCGTCGGAATAGTTCACCAAACCCAATTTTTTTGCGATCTCCAGGTTCGAGGCAATGCTCCGGCCATCCACGGCCACCTTGCGACCGAACATCTCGGCCAACTCAAAGACCTCCTGCATCCGCTGGATGTGGCTCGAAAAGAGGGTGATCAGAATCCGACCCTGAGCCGCCGCGAAAATATCCTTGAGCGATTCCATGATCTCACGCTCGGTCAAGGCGTGCCCCTCGCGGTCGATGTTAGTCGAATCCGACAGCAACAGGAGCGCCCCGGGTTCGGAAAAAGCGGCAAAGGCCTCCATGTCCGTGGCGTGCCCGCCCATGGGCTGTCGGTCGATCTTGAAATCTCCGCTATGCACGATTCGGCCCACCGGAGTCTCGATGCCCAGTCCGAAGCCCTGAATGATCGAATGGCACACAGGAATGAAGGTCACGCTCAAACTCCCGAGATCGGCCCGCTCTCCTCCCCTGACGACCTGAGGATGGAATCGTTCCAGAAGTCCGTGTTCCTCAAGTTTCTTCCGGACCAGACCCAGGGTGAACTCGGACCCCATGACCGGAGCTTCGACATGGGGCAACAGCCAGGGCATGGCTCCTATATGATCCTCGTGACCGTGAGTGAGGACAATAGCCTTGAGTTTGTCCTTCCGCTCCACGACATAGTCCATTCTGGGGATGACCACGTCGATCCCCAGAAGGTAGTCGTCCGGAAACATCAGCCCACAGTCGACCAACACCATGCTGTCCCGGGTCTCGAAGGCCATGCAGTTCATTCCGATTTCGCCCAGACCGCCCAGAGGGGTGATGGTCAGTGTGTCCGGCATGTGAGAACTCTCCTTGTCAGTGTCTGAATCGCCTTGGATGATTGCATCATAGTTTCAACCAGCCCGATTTTCAGCTTGTATGCGATGACTTCTCAATGCACAAGCGAAGCCAAAAAAAGGCCGCTCTGGGCGGCCTTCGCATGAGTCGTCTCGGATCCCCGCCT
This window of the Deltaproteobacteria bacterium genome carries:
- a CDS encoding ribonuclease J; this translates as MPDTLTITPLGGLGEIGMNCMAFETRDSMVLVDCGLMFPDDYLLGIDVVIPRMDYVVERKDKLKAIVLTHGHEDHIGAMPWLLPHVEAPVMGSEFTLGLVRKKLEEHGLLERFHPQVVRGGERADLGSLSVTFIPVCHSIIQGFGLGIETPVGRIVHSGDFKIDRQPMGGHATDMEAFAAFSEPGALLLLSDSTNIDREGHALTEREIMESLKDIFAAAQGRILITLFSSHIQRMQEVFELAEMFGRKVAVDGRSIASNLEIAKKLGLVNYSDDTWCPLENLHEHKDEKVVLLLTGSQGEPLSALSRLARGEHRHLSIKKNDLVLMSSRFIPGNTKAITRVINDLYRRGAEVLYKKVQAIHASGHAHREELRTMLECVRPKFFIPVHGEYRHLFKHAALARECGVAPERALIIENGQPLTFDSSGGVRFDSEVNAEKVNVDGKGVGDVGLTVLKERQILGGEGLVIVLLLTEQSTNQILLGPNILSKGFIFEQQLSHVLDDAKEIVLDILENVPASSTKKIKERIRGSLRRYFRKVLDRDPVIVPLIMSV